From Hymenobacter volaticus, the proteins below share one genomic window:
- a CDS encoding malectin, which yields MNSTTLSGSGTDSDGTVAGYAWTQVSGPSPATFSNATTAQPTVSGLVAGSYVFSLIVTDNAGLASAADQVAVTVNPASTGGGNAVYRLNAGGGAVNTSAGAFAADQYFSGGNASDTSSPIAGTNDDALYQTERWGSMTYNLPVSNGTYTVKLHFAEIYWSAPGQRVFDVSAEGTKVLSAYDILKKVGQNTATTETFTVNVTDGQLTLAFAPGASGADEPKVSAIEVLTSGSTGNQPPVANAGPDKTITLPTNSTSLTGSGTDTDGSVASYTWAQVSGPNNATFSSKTVATPTISGLVAGPYVFSLVVTDNAGATSAADQVAVTVNSAPTGGTTAVYRLNAGGPAVTTSGLAFAADQYVTGGNVSDSSNPIAGTTDDVLYQTERWGSMTYALPVSNGTYTVKLHFAEVYWNAPGQRVFDVTAEGTKVLSAYDIVKKVGQNTATIETFTVNVTDGNLTLAFAPGASGADEPKISAIEVLTSGSTGNQPPWPMPDQIKPSRYPPTARA from the coding sequence ATGAATAGTACGACACTAAGCGGCTCGGGCACTGACTCCGACGGTACAGTCGCCGGTTACGCCTGGACCCAGGTGAGCGGCCCAAGTCCGGCTACTTTCTCCAACGCTACTACAGCTCAACCTACAGTCAGTGGCTTGGTGGCTGGATCGTATGTGTTCAGCCTGATCGTAACGGACAATGCCGGCCTGGCCAGTGCTGCTGATCAAGTAGCAGTAACCGTTAATCCGGCTTCTACGGGCGGAGGCAATGCGGTGTATCGCCTCAACGCGGGTGGTGGCGCGGTAAACACCTCGGCAGGTGCATTTGCGGCTGACCAGTATTTCTCGGGTGGCAATGCGTCGGACACTTCTAGCCCTATCGCTGGCACCAACGATGACGCTTTGTATCAAACGGAACGGTGGGGTTCGATGACCTATAACTTGCCCGTCAGCAACGGTACCTACACCGTCAAGCTCCACTTTGCCGAAATCTATTGGAGTGCGCCGGGGCAACGTGTCTTCGACGTATCGGCTGAGGGCACGAAAGTGCTCAGCGCTTATGACATCCTCAAGAAAGTGGGCCAGAACACGGCTACCACTGAGACCTTCACGGTCAACGTCACCGATGGGCAGCTTACGTTAGCTTTCGCTCCCGGCGCATCAGGCGCCGATGAACCAAAGGTTTCGGCCATTGAGGTATTGACTTCTGGCTCCACCGGCAACCAGCCCCCCGTGGCCAATGCCGGACCAGATAAAACCATCACGTTACCCACCAACAGCACGAGCCTAACTGGTTCGGGCACAGACACGGATGGCTCAGTTGCCAGCTACACTTGGGCGCAGGTAAGCGGCCCAAACAACGCTACCTTCTCCAGCAAGACGGTCGCCACACCTACCATTAGCGGCCTAGTGGCTGGCCCGTACGTGTTCAGCTTAGTGGTCACCGACAACGCCGGCGCGACCAGTGCCGCCGACCAAGTAGCTGTGACTGTTAACTCGGCACCAACTGGTGGAACTACCGCAGTTTACCGCCTCAATGCGGGTGGACCGGCCGTCACTACTTCGGGCTTAGCCTTCGCAGCCGACCAGTACGTGACAGGGGGCAACGTTTCGGACAGCTCCAATCCGATTGCGGGTACCACCGACGACGTCCTCTACCAAACGGAACGGTGGGGTTCGATGACCTATGCTTTGCCTGTAAGCAACGGTACTTATACCGTCAAGCTCCACTTTGCTGAAGTGTACTGGAATGCCCCAGGTCAGCGCGTATTCGACGTAACGGCCGAAGGCACCAAGGTGCTCAGCGCCTATGACATCGTGAAAAAAGTCGGCCAAAATACAGCCACCATCGAAACCTTCACAGTCAACGTCACCGATGGCAACCTGACTTTGGCTTTTGCACCTGGCGCATCAGGGGCTGACGAACCCAAAATATCGGCCATCGAAGTATTGACTTCTGGCTCTACTGGCAACCAGCCCCCGTGGCCAATGCCGGACCAGATAAAACCATCACGTTACCCACCAACAGCACGAGCCTAA
- a CDS encoding malectin domain-containing carbohydrate-binding protein, protein MRKLFTSWALVHLLSALLLTWLPAAAWAQTWTTIAPTGTPRWVGFSVMINNKMYVFSGFDNPEVHTTAKCEVYTPTTNTWSYIADMPYPVTHAGITVDGTKVYVAGGFLGGLGGDPNSDLLQIYDVNTNSWSFGPKLPTRSGGNQLVRVGRKLHSFGGMLDDRQTGATAHYVLDLSNTAAGWTTAASMPVPRCHFASANVGGKIYTFGGQTGHDGPIEDVDVVQMYDPSTDTWTQLKNMPYVRSHSEPGTFVLDGKVTLVGGRSGRINGTDVVLNRVTTYDPATDSWTEKTPLPVNLFGPAAEVIGSELFVADGGLNQSTNPQTTARKIGWTSTPINRIGFLPSTLNLSAAVGATATKEALLWTLSGTPSYTIDPSTLPAWLSVSPTSGTVDLLGGTEIKVTATATTVGSYSATVTAKAAGYPDATLTVNFNVTASKPQVLYLYGSIPPSIHDMKLSDTGDRGMSQFNQVLLDAGFSTTQNLDASVTLDAATLNKYKVLILSSNNRRFTAAERTAVANWVNAGGGLIAWSDAAFGWENGGLNSSEGSVSDNDLTQQFGMQFLHDNGAPVFTLNQWAVNHYLNKFNKNAGVTIEAEGASPIRTSAPATILAYLPAAQAYLNSQDGNITSADAALAVAKVGQGRVLGCFDRNAFWNNGEGTFLSRAENRIFAQRLVLWASGVDDSTTPTANAGPNKAITLPTNSTTLNGSGFDDGPIASYTWTQVSGPNNATFSSKTVAQPTVSGLVAGVYVFSLVVTDNSGQSSAASQTTVTVNPAGVGGTPLYRIHAAGGALNTSTGAFAADQYYNGNSQTYGNTNPIGGTEDDALYQAERYGTAFGYAFPVSSGQQYRVVLHFAEIYATTVGQRVFDVSLEGNKVLDNYDIFKKVGTNVATTETFTTTVADDVLNLNFSSLAADGGVDNAKVSAIEVYRLSQGSNQPPWPTLALTRPLRYQ, encoded by the coding sequence ATGAGAAAACTATTTACATCATGGGCATTGGTGCATCTGCTAAGCGCCCTGTTGCTGACGTGGCTACCCGCCGCCGCGTGGGCACAAACCTGGACTACAATAGCCCCAACTGGCACCCCCCGCTGGGTGGGGTTTAGTGTGATGATTAACAACAAAATGTATGTGTTTTCGGGCTTCGACAACCCCGAGGTGCATACCACGGCCAAGTGTGAAGTATACACCCCAACAACCAATACCTGGTCGTACATAGCCGATATGCCGTATCCCGTCACCCACGCGGGTATTACTGTGGACGGCACGAAGGTGTATGTGGCTGGCGGATTTTTGGGTGGCCTGGGTGGCGACCCTAACTCCGACCTGCTGCAGATTTACGACGTCAACACCAATTCCTGGAGTTTCGGGCCGAAGCTGCCGACCCGCAGCGGCGGTAACCAGCTGGTACGGGTCGGGCGGAAGCTGCACTCGTTTGGCGGGATGCTGGACGACCGGCAGACTGGTGCTACGGCGCATTATGTACTTGACTTAAGCAACACCGCCGCTGGTTGGACCACTGCGGCGAGCATGCCGGTTCCCCGTTGCCACTTTGCTTCGGCCAACGTAGGCGGCAAAATCTACACGTTTGGTGGTCAGACTGGTCACGACGGCCCAATCGAGGATGTGGATGTCGTGCAGATGTACGACCCCTCTACCGACACCTGGACGCAGCTCAAGAACATGCCCTACGTCCGCTCGCACAGCGAGCCAGGCACTTTTGTGCTGGATGGTAAAGTGACCTTGGTAGGCGGCCGCAGCGGACGTATCAACGGAACGGATGTGGTTTTGAATAGAGTAACCACCTACGACCCAGCAACCGACAGCTGGACCGAGAAAACGCCACTGCCCGTCAACCTATTCGGCCCCGCCGCCGAGGTTATCGGTAGTGAGTTGTTTGTTGCGGATGGCGGCCTCAATCAATCCACCAACCCTCAGACAACTGCCCGCAAGATCGGCTGGACCAGCACGCCAATTAACAGAATCGGTTTCTTGCCAAGCACCCTGAATCTGTCGGCAGCCGTTGGGGCCACGGCTACTAAAGAAGCACTGCTTTGGACCCTGAGCGGCACGCCTTCTTACACCATCGACCCTAGCACTTTACCGGCTTGGCTAAGCGTAAGCCCAACCTCAGGCACCGTCGATTTGCTAGGAGGCACGGAAATCAAAGTCACGGCTACCGCCACTACCGTCGGTTCTTACTCGGCTACGGTTACGGCCAAGGCCGCTGGTTACCCCGATGCTACCCTTACGGTTAACTTCAACGTCACGGCCTCCAAGCCTCAGGTGCTGTATCTGTACGGCAGCATTCCGCCGTCTATTCACGATATGAAGCTGAGTGATACTGGGGACCGAGGCATGTCGCAGTTCAATCAAGTACTGCTCGACGCCGGGTTCAGCACGACTCAAAACTTGGACGCCAGCGTCACCCTTGATGCAGCCACGCTCAACAAATACAAGGTTCTGATTCTGAGCTCCAACAACCGTCGGTTCACGGCCGCGGAGCGCACCGCCGTAGCCAACTGGGTGAATGCAGGTGGCGGCTTGATTGCTTGGTCGGATGCCGCCTTTGGCTGGGAAAACGGAGGACTGAACAGTTCGGAAGGGTCGGTAAGTGACAACGACTTGACCCAACAGTTTGGCATGCAGTTCCTGCACGACAACGGGGCTCCCGTCTTCACCCTCAACCAGTGGGCGGTTAACCACTACCTCAACAAGTTCAACAAGAACGCGGGCGTCACGATAGAGGCGGAAGGCGCAAGCCCGATTCGGACCAGTGCACCAGCTACTATTCTAGCGTATTTGCCTGCCGCTCAGGCGTATCTTAATTCGCAGGACGGAAACATTACCTCGGCTGATGCCGCTTTGGCTGTAGCTAAAGTTGGCCAGGGCCGGGTACTGGGCTGTTTCGACCGCAACGCTTTCTGGAACAACGGGGAAGGCACTTTCTTGAGCCGCGCCGAAAACCGGATTTTTGCCCAACGGTTGGTGCTGTGGGCTTCGGGCGTTGATGATTCAACCACGCCGACCGCCAACGCGGGTCCTAACAAAGCCATTACCTTGCCGACCAACAGCACTACGCTCAATGGGTCTGGCTTCGATGATGGCCCAATTGCCAGCTACACTTGGACGCAAGTAAGCGGGCCGAACAACGCTACCTTCTCCAGCAAAACGGTAGCGCAACCTACCGTCAGCGGACTAGTGGCCGGCGTTTACGTATTCAGCCTCGTGGTCACCGACAACAGTGGCCAGAGCAGCGCTGCTAGCCAAACCACTGTCACCGTAAACCCAGCCGGGGTAGGCGGAACGCCGCTCTACCGGATTCATGCAGCCGGGGGGGCACTCAATACCTCCACAGGAGCTTTTGCCGCCGACCAATACTACAACGGTAATAGTCAGACCTACGGCAACACTAACCCGATTGGAGGCACGGAGGACGACGCGCTCTACCAAGCTGAACGCTACGGCACGGCCTTCGGCTACGCCTTCCCCGTCAGCAGCGGCCAACAGTACCGCGTCGTGCTCCACTTCGCCGAAATCTACGCCACCACCGTCGGCCAGCGCGTCTTCGACGTCTCGCTCGAAGGCAACAAGGTGCTCGACAACTACGACATCTTCAAGAAGGTGGGCACCAACGTGGCCACCACCGAGACCTTCACCACCACCGTGGCCGATGACGTGCTCAACCTCAACTTCAGCTCGCTGGCCGCTGACGGCGGGGTGGACAACGCCAAGGTGTCGGCCATCGAGGTGTATCGGCTCAGCCAGGGCAGCAACCAGCCCCCGTGGCCAACGCTGGCCCTGACAAGACCATTACGTTACCAATGA